The Theobroma cacao cultivar B97-61/B2 chromosome 1, Criollo_cocoa_genome_V2, whole genome shotgun sequence genome contains the following window.
GAATAGAATATGgtaagaataattattataatttattataatatttagtagataaaaataagaaaagaataaaatataaaaagataaaaatattttttattatatatatatgagattatttatttttattttatattattttaaaatattcatatttaatttataattaaaatgttattatgatttatttattttttaaatttatttttaaaatattaataatttataattaatttaaaatattaataattgatcatttaaatattaatattatgtttataatttaaatgatattatgattaaaatattaacaattttaatcaatttttaaatttaaaatatatttttataatatatatttaaaaatttaaacttttttctttttataataacattaataattgatcatttaaatattaatatttttttttataatttaatcattaagattgtaaaatatgaatattttatttataatttaaccattaacattttaatatttattttatttatagttgaaatgttattatgattaaaatataaataattttaattaatttttaaaattaaaatgttattttttataatatatatttaaaaacttaaacttttttataataatattaataattgataattaaaaatattaatattttatttataatttaaatattattatgattcaaatattaagaattttaattaatttttaaatttaaaatattattttttataatatataatatataatttttcaaacttataaaaaacattttgatctttatcattttttaaagcTATTCATCGACTAaagaatagctaataccacaAGAGGTGTTGGTATTAGCTACTCCTTAGTTTTAACTTATCATGGGGAGTAGTCATTTTAAAAGAATGGTTACTCCTTGGATCATGTGGGAACCAAACAAAAGAACATTTGTTTCTTAAGAATAGAGGAGTCATTCTTCCAACCAAATATGCTAGTAGtaataaattagaaaaagtcTTAATTTTGCTTCTCATGTCTTAGTAgggtttttttgtttaaaacatTACCTGCAAAGCAAGCATGTGATTAACATGGTGTACGgcaagagaaaatgaattgGGAGGAAAAGATGAGTAGAAAACttattttccttaattaaTAAGAAAACAAGGATAACGATAGCCACAAAGCGGGAGTTATTATATAATTGAAGACTAAATGCTCTTGTTTAACTAATCTAATCATTTTGTCCTCTCaatctttctttatttttatgttctCTAAATCAGATGGAGCATTGGTTGAATTCCAAcattttactattttatcATGAACAAGTATAACAAGCAATGCTAACATGGAAATTATATTTCACATATAATTATAAGCATTACTCAACCCACTGATGGAGtagtacatatatatatatatatatatatgctatttAATGTCTTAAGAATCAAGTTATGGTATGCAAAGCCTCTATGATGAACCACATTCTAATATAGGATATTAAGTCAACAATTTAATTGACATAATGACACAACGGGGAGTGCAGAAATGCAACCTTtccaaatcccattaaagaaaATTGCATATAAAAAGAAGCCTTGGCAAAGTCTAAGCACAAGTGATGAACCCCAAAAGGAGATACTGTTTTAATTATACGCTAACAAAAATTTGGCTAAAAGGATATCATGTCTAAAGGTTTTTCTTTGCCCAATCATACCGATTGCAGGCGCACGGGTGATATCATTACCACTTTGTCATAAAGTGTAAACTGAGAGTGATACAAGCACAAACCAATCAACCAACCATTTCCCCCTTTTGCACAAATctaaagccaaaaaaaaaaagaaggtatatttggaataatatatattacaCACAGCCTCTCCTTATGCCACTCTCTCCCTCCGCCTCACATGTTTATTCAAACGAATGACCATATACACTTAAGGATGGATACCATTTACCCAGATGCCTCCCACGTTGTATCAAAGAAACTTCTCAAAGCTGAAATCTGCCCCCGTACAATCTATTATACAGACACGACACTATGGACCCTGACCCACTCGACAAAACTCAGGCACTCCCACTCTAGCTCTCAAAAGAGAGTTTCACCATTTGTCTCAAATCACCCAATAATTGCCATCGGAGAAGGATCATTAGCTACAATTTGATAAGCATCTCCTTCTTCCTCTTCAGCGTTTCCATTTTCTTCCTGATTCTGATCAGCATTCTCACTTTCACCATCCTCCGTCACTGATTCTTGATGCGGTCGTTCATCTGGGGCACTCATCATGTGCATCAAAAGTTCCTCAGGCTTTAATTCATAACCAGAATTAACTGAACCATCACCCCTTTTGGTTTTCTCCTTGTATAAAGCATCTAGTTGGTGAAAGTAAGGACATGTCTTCGAATCCTCGGGtcttttcttgttgctttCTTTTACCCTTTTAAAGTACTTGTTCATATTTTCCCATTTCTCTTTACACCTCTTTGCACTTCGATCGTAGCCAAGCTTTTTCATTGCTGTTGATATCTCCTCCCATAGAGGGCCTTTAGGTCCGTTGTCTTGATATTGCAAATCAAGATTAGCCCTCAGCCTTATCAAAGCCTCCACTTCATCTTTAGGCCATCGAGAAGAACTTAGGTGCATATAACTCTCACTACCATTGCTATTTTCTTGCCTCTCAACAACTTTCTCAACAGGGAATGGGGTTTCAGGCAATCGCACTGAGGTTGCTTGATCTGAAAACTTCTGTAGAAATGCGAGCACTGCAGCATCTTTAGCTGCTGCAATCGATCTCTCTTGCACCAATAGCTCACGCTCCCTCTTAATCCTATCCAACTCTTGCATCTTCCATGCTTCCTCTCTTGCCATCCTATCTTGTTCAGACTTCTCTATCGCCTCAATAAATTTCTTCTGCAAATTTTCTTGCTTCTCCATCACTTCCCTCATCAACCTCCCAAAAAACTCGgtcaatttcctctttttctttctcatccCATCCGATTCCTTACCCGATGAAGAAGTAGTCGAGGCAGAGGTTTCATTGAAACTCAAAACCGGGTTTCGGATAGAACACGGAATAGCATCACGGATAACACTAAAGGGTTGCATTGAGGTATTAATGTGTCCAGTGGCAGGTGGAAGCAAGGAAGGATGATGATccaatgcttctaattgctcGAAAAAACGATAATTCTTGCCATTCGATCTTCCAGATCGACCTTCTTTGGTTCTCCTATGGTACTTGTAGATGTTCTCAAACTTCTCCTTACATTTCTTGGCACTTCTGTTATATCCAAGCTCGGCCAATTTCCTGGTGAAACAATCCCATTGTTGCAcctcaaaattaattattttaacttaaaaaattattgtaataAACTTAAGTaactaaaaatattcaaagatAACTAAGAATATTGAACCTGAAgagtgaaattaaaataaaacacaagaaaatagtataaaaaaaGTAAGCACTTTTTACTGATAAAAGTTTTTTACTACATTTCATAGCTCCACTGGTTCTTTCAAAACAGTATAATTAAACAAGAAGGAATTCAATACCCCCAAGTTAAAACACAATGAACCCATTATTTGAAAACCAAATGTTTCCCACATTTTCTGTTTAGAACCCAACATTTGCCTTTATTTTCCAGTTAATTTTCTCCGGGAAAGAAGCACCAAACAGAAttcagaagaaaaaaaagaaatccaaACCTGGAAACTTCTTCCCAGAGAGGAGCCTTGACACCAGAGTCTCTGAAAGCAACATCCATGTCAGACCTTATCTTCAATAAAGCCAAAGTCTCTTGTCTTGGCCAACGGTTCCCCGGAAAATTCCGTTCACTCTCTTCGTTTTTCACCGTAacttcttcttcattctctaAGCTGACGTTGTCGGCGACTGTATTATTTTCCGGGAAACCTGAATTTTCCATCATCTCACAAACACTTCAGTAGAATAGTTTACAGCCCCAAAGCAAAAAAATTGCGAAAATTTAAGTTGGTTTTTCTTGAAGATGTcgaaaaagtaaatttttttagacTTTAGGAGATGggtgtttttccttttttttttttttttttttttctctttttaaggtaaaaattgtttctctcttttttccctCAGAATTCTACCATTTGATTGGGTTAAGTAGGTAACAAAGAGATAGGCGATTTAGGGTTTctttaaaaagataaagaggGGTAGGAGGAGTTGTGATCAAGTGGGCCTCAAACCAAGCTGATATTTTTGACATGTCAACTGTTCATTGGTTTACCTGTCATGCGTGTCTTTGACTTTTTTGCAGCGTTTTGACCCAACtcatgattttgaattttgggtCAAGATAAGTGGGCTTTCCAGCAATGAGCATGCAAGGATAAGTGGCCCTAAATATCTTGGGAGGCCAtgggtaaaattgtaaataaaaaaattggatCAAGATCATAGAAAATTCCCTTTTTTAAAGGGGTTGATTTAGGGTTAGAGTTTGGATAGAGCTGGAAACAGTCCTTGCGAAAGCAGCAAGAGCAATAGGTGTGTAGATAGAGACAAGTTGGTGTTTTGTCTTGGCAACCAAATTTGGTTAAATTTGCCAGCTTCACTTTTGCCCACTTTTTGGCCTTTTCAGTCTTCATTTCATATTTGCTTTTGGATTGCTTATGTGCAAAATGACTAAACTACTCTTTAggtttagaaaaagaaaagaagttttGGAAAATAATATTGAAGATGCTAAAGTTATGGTACTTGTTTCAACTTACAATCATTTAAACTCACTCATCCACACATACTTAGTTGGAATGAAATTATCATTACTTGTTCTTTGAGGGATACAATAACAATGTTCTATTTTTCATAATGGTTTAAAGGGTAAACTCAATTTACACACTttgtgattttaattttttttacatgatatttttatgatttttcccAATTACTAGCATGTAGCCCGTAAGCAGTTACACCATCggttttgttaaaaaaaaaaaaacttacaaaATTACCTTTTAAATGTGAATAGATAAATTCTTATGAAAACAAAACTTATTCATATGGtgttaattgaataaaaaattataaaatactatatataaaaaagttaaaaccatgaaaaatataaatagagtttatcttattataatttacaatcatatttgcatttgaaggaacaaaattaatgaaaatgaaatttttatttttataaaaatttaaacttggtcagagaaagaaaattttatatagaAAAAGAAGGCATTTATGCTTAAGTTAAGATATTGTTTTTTGTAGCAGTTAAAACTAATTCAGCAGATTTTATTGACTGCGGTAGAAAAACTTGACTTGGGAATAAAAAGGTCATTATTCTTGTAGTTATAGATTAAGATTCCAAGTCATagtgattataaaaataatgcaaCCCGTCTTTGCCACATTGGTTGCAAACAAAATACATATTAAAGGCCAAAAGAAGGGTCGATAAAATTAGTCAATTCTCGCCAAAAGGTtaaatggaaaaacaaaaaccactTTCCGTCAATTGAATTTGTTCATGTGCCCACATGGCCAAACAACTTCCTTTCGGGTAAAGCAAgtgataaaaattaaacacaTGCACGCATGCAGTTGGATTGGCAGAGGTCAGCATCGAGTGGTAAAtaacagatttttttttttccaaaatggACCGACATAAATGTTGAGTTAGAGTATGAGTTGCTATTcgaaaagaaataacaaacaagatgaatatttgtttattttgataGTCTGGTTTGGACTTTTTCACTCccaaaagggggaaaagataTTTATCAAAGTAGGAGTATAGAATTGGTTCACGtaatgttttgattttatgGACATCTTTTCATACTACCCAGCAGGCAAGCATTCATTCGTAAGAAGAATCTGATGCAAAAAGTCCAAGTTTTCAACCCCAAGGGAATGGTAGGATGAGAATTGAGTATGTGGTCTCCATCAAACCAACGCGGCTCATTTCCGTCCAGTTAATGCAGTTTTCTTTGAGTCCCTTGTCCCTTGCCTGCTTCCAATATCTTCACTTACTCATTTCATTACTGctgtttattatttattacatttaagtTCACAAGTAACGTATGGCATTATTAGTTCATAGCTGGAACACTAGCCAATCGTGTCTTACTTGGGGTCAAACTTTGTATTTTCCCTCTTTGGATTACAACCAAGTTATTAAAGATTTCTTCTCTTCTAATTAATTAACCCATAAATCCAAGAGAAAACCAAGAACAAATCAAATTGCATTCTGGTTCTATTCAATTATCATCGAAGAGCTTGCTGATAATTAATGAAAGGCATGAGATATTGATCAAACAAAGTACAGGGGTATGGAAAAACAATGGAAGGAGAGTAATtaactaatgattgattattagtaaaacatttaattaatgTCTCTTTAATTTTGGAGTTAACTATAATTGCAATTTAACTTTGAGTTGTGGACGGTTCACATGCATTGTATTTTACAAAGGGTTTAAAGGCAACATGACCCCACAATTTGTAGAGTTTTAATGAAATGGTACTCGAATTTTAAtcatttcaattaatttggagAGGGTCCCCCCCTCCTTTTCTTGTGCAATGTATCAACTTGATGCACAAagtggaaagaaaaatgacttaTTATCACGTTAATTGTTATGTTacgtatgtatgtatatgtatatatgtgtatatatatatatatatcaaataaattgaaaatgggCTTTTAGGAATGAATGGGCCTTGCGTAGAATATAGTCCATAAAGTCTACTCCACCCAAATCGAATCTTTCCCTTTTATATTATTCTTCATTAATACTCTGGTAAAAGGAATATTGGACTTTGGGCCTATATCCGTGCCTTGAAGTTGAACCCAGCCAACAAAGAGAGAAGCGGCGACGAAGAGGCACAGAGAAAGAGGAGATGGGAGTAACCAAGGAGCAAGTTGAATCGTCGTTGACTTCAAAATTGAAGCCGTCTCATCTGGTAACCTCACCTGTATTTCAGATTCTTCAGTTTTCATTCACGTTCATAAGCCTTTATCCAATCCAAGTTGGAAAATTTCAGCCTCTGGGTTCTATTTGCTTACCTGTTTTCAATTGGTTTTAGGTCTAAGTATGCAAAGTAAAGGCCTTTTCTTTCGTCCTTAATCATGTTTCGGGAAATACAATAATGCATTCGcactttgatttttgttttcaaataaattaattatatttttgaagaattaaaaatcaaaaagttttttgaaaaaaaataaaataaaatgcatgaaGCATGATGCTACTTTTATGTAGACCAATTATTTCATAGTTACACATTAGCAGTTTTCTAATAGCcattaagtgaaaaaaagtTTGCAAAATGCAAGGGGATATGGGGTAGAACTTAAATTTTGTTGAACACTTATGGAAAAGCAAGTTGGAAATTGATGAGTAAGCAAGTATCATGCTGCCTTTGATGAATTTGTCTTGAGATTTTTGTGTCACTCTTGAAATTTTTGTAGGTTCACTTTAGGCTGGAGTTGTTTGAATGAGAAAGAATAATATGTCTTTCAAGCTTTGAATGGATTGAGGGGAAAGGTTGTTCATCCTGTTGGGGTGATTGGGCCTCGTTTAGGGTTTTAACACAGTTGTTATCTCTAGGGTGCATGCACTTGTTTGGGCACCATTCAGCTCACTATAATGTGCTGATTTCCAGGACCTCAAGCTCATTCTTGTCATGTAACCATTGTTGAACCTTCTTATTGTTAAACAAAATGATATTGTGATGAAAAGGGTTTTGGaattaatcttaattttgCAGCTATTAGGACCCAGTTTTAAAAGATGTCGAGAAGGGTACGCTATCATCTTAGCTTTTTATCACTTGAGAAgagaaaagtaaaagataattttctttttgtttctaaaaggTTTGACAGTGATTTTTGTAACAGTTCAGGTTCAATATTCAAGGCTTCATGTATACATATTCTGATACACATTGTTGAGGAGTAAGGGTTCCTTGCTAGTCTCTGGTTGATATATCACCAAAAATGACGTTTGAGTTTTGATTagaattaaatttgttttgttgttgCCTTCAGTGATTTTGAAGACTGTTAGATTGTCTATTTGCAATTCTTCGGTTAGCCATACTGGCACTGATCTTTGCAAGAATCTGGCAGTAATTTCAATCTATTTGAAAGCATCCATAGGAAGCTGAACAAAGTTGTGCTGGAtgctttttgaatttttttctcattctgACCTGGATCCGGATGATCATAACACCAACCTGAAGGAGATCAATTTCTTAACTGTTTTGAAAAGTGTTTTTTTTGCTTGGAAagactttttttaatttgtttgttaGTCATAACTCCTTTTATGATGTACTCTCCTCTTGAagtgtcatttttttttcaaagaaaaagcccGTTagctcttttgtttttgtgcaTTATGAGGGAGGTCATTCCTTCTTCAGTTAGAAAATAGCACCATACACTCTAATGATTTTGAGCTCATGTCATCCTTCGTCCAATGGCATTGGCACCTTTGTTTCCTATAATGAGGATTTGGCCTGAAGGTCATTGTTATCTAATGGCATTAGTAACGTTTGTTAATAAATATATGTGGAGTATGAGTTTATATGCTCAATCAAACACAATGCTTCTGTTCCTGGCAGGGTTCCCTTCTGAATCATTTTGTTTATGCATTGATGATTACTAGAAACTTATCTGCTCTTTAATTGTGAATGACACCcaacttttgatttttgaaattttgcttTCATATGTCTAAGCCTTCCTAAGGTTTATCGATATTCATTTTTCTAATTTGATACCTGTACATCTGAtgctattttcttgtaaactAACTCCTATACTTGTGTGTTGCAGGAAGTAATTGATACATCTGGAGGGTGAGTATATTGGggacattttttatttgaatttgtgcACTAGTTCATCCTTCATTTGGATACTTTATAATGAGTTTTGTGATTGGATCAGGTGTGGTGCAAGTTTTGCAATTGAGATTGTTTCTGAACAATTCGAAGGGAAGAGGCTTCTGGAGAGGCATAGAATAGTGAATGGTGCTCTGGAAGAGGAGATGAAGCAAATCCATGCTCTCTCAATAAAGAAAGCTCTGACCCCCGAGCAGTGGAAACAGCAGCAAGAgtcaaaaaaaatctaaagcAGCTTAGAAAGATACTCCAGTAAAATTTGGAGGATCTAAATAAGAGTTCATGTAGCCACTTGAGAAATAGTATTTGAACTCAGATAACTTGAAAAGAACTGCTGATACTAGAAATATCAAAGCATCGTTTTACCGTAGCTTAAATTTGACTACCTTTGATAGATGTTTTAGCATGTTAGTACTATTACCTTTGCATAGCTG
Protein-coding sequences here:
- the LOC18611752 gene encoding trihelix transcription factor GTL1 encodes the protein MMENSGFPENNTVADNVSLENEEEVTVKNEESERNFPGNRWPRQETLALLKIRSDMDVAFRDSGVKAPLWEEVSRKLAELGYNRSAKKCKEKFENIYKYHRRTKEGRSGRSNGKNYRFFEQLEALDHHPSLLPPATGHINTSMQPFSVIRDAIPCSIRNPVLSFNETSASTTSSSGKESDGMRKKKRKLTEFFGRLMREVMEKQENLQKKFIEAIEKSEQDRMAREEAWKMQELDRIKRERELLVQERSIAAAKDAAVLAFLQKFSDQATSVRLPETPFPVEKVVERQENSNGSESYMHLSSSRWPKDEVEALIRLRANLDLQYQDNGPKGPLWEEISTAMKKLGYDRSAKRCKEKWENMNKYFKRVKESNKKRPEDSKTCPYFHQLDALYKEKTKRGDGSVNSGYELKPEELLMHMMSAPDERPHQESVTEDGESENADQNQEENGNAEEEEGDAYQIVANDPSPMAIIG
- the LOC18611753 gene encoding protein BOLA2, with the translated sequence MGVTKEQVESSLTSKLKPSHLEVIDTSGGCGASFAIEIVSEQFEGKRLLERHRIVNGALEEEMKQIHALSIKKALTPEQWKQQQESKKI